In a genomic window of Rhopalosiphum maidis isolate BTI-1 chromosome 4, ASM367621v3, whole genome shotgun sequence:
- the LOC113548667 gene encoding uncharacterized protein LOC113548667 — translation MQFQVSFALLAMAVCFVAAETKTPSSAQSNTDRSKRGVIVPLAASPYVSATYAAASPYVAASPYVAASPYVAASPYVAARYAATPYAAAAPYAAVASPYVSAYSAYPYVAKTLSSPYTAAYYV, via the exons ATGCAATTCCAA GTATCATTCGCTCTACTCGCCATGGCCGTGTGCTTCGTCGCCGCCGAAACCAAGACACCGTCATCAGCTCAATCAAACACTGACCGAAGCAAACGAGGAGTGATCGTCCCACTGGCCGCCTCACCTTATGTATCCGCAACATACGCCGCCGCCTCACCTTACGTCGCCGCATCTCCTTACGTGGCCGCATCGCCTTACGTGGCTGCGTCGCCTTACGTGGCCGCCCGGTACGCAGCCACCCCTTATGCCGCCGCCGCCCCATATGCTGCAGTGGCTTCGCCGTACGTCTCTGCTTACTCCGCCTACCCGTACGTGGCCAAGACTTTGAGTTCCCCGTACACAGCTGCTTACTACGTATAA
- the LOC113558336 gene encoding gastrula zinc finger protein XlCGF71.1-like: MRSQTGKKSFPCKAHSNFSWLMSNLNVHMSSRTGEKPYTCDICSKSFTLNQQLITHMRTHTGEKPFSCEVCLKPFSTNGNLKIHMRSHTGEKPFSCDVCLKSFTLNQQLITHKRSHTGEKPFSCDVCLKCFSTNGNLKVHMRSHTGEKPFSCEVCLKSFTLNQQLITHMKSHTGDKSFSCEVCLKSFPVNGSLIKHMRVHADKKPFSCDPCKKCFPQNGQLVSHTRIQEDPRMLEDNANCMMSTYKKSFNLNSNIY; this comes from the coding sequence aTGAGGTCTCAAACTGGAAAGAAGTCATTTCCATGTAAGGCccattcaaatttttcatggttaatgtcaaatttaaatgtacacaTGAGTTCTCGTACGGGAGAGAAACCATATACGTGTGACATCTGCTCAAAATCATTTACTTTAAATCAGCAACTCATTACTCACATGAGGACTCACACGGGAGAGAAGCCTTTTTCATGTGAGGTTTGTCTAAAACCTTTCTCTACAAAtggcaatttaaaaatacacatgaGGTCTCACACAGGAGAGAAACCTTTTTCGTGTGATGTTTGCTTAAAATCGTTTACCCTAAATCAGCAACTAATTACTCACAAAAGGTCTCACACTGGAGAGAAGCCATTTTCTTGTGATGTCTgtctaaaatgtttttctacaAATGGCAATTTGAAAGTTCATATGAGGTCTCACACAGGAGAAAAGCCATTTTCATGTGAGGTGTGTCTAAAATCATTTACTCTAAACCAGCAACTAATTACTCACATGAAGTCACACACGGGGGATAAATCATTTTCATGTGAGGTATGTCTAAAATCATTTCCTGTTAACGGTTCATTAATCAAACACATGAGAGTCCACGCAGATAAGAAGCCATTTTCTTGTGATccatgtaaaaaatgttttccccAAAATGGCCAGCTTGTATCACACACAAGAATTCAGGAGGACCCAAGGATGCTTGAGGATAATGCTAATTGTATGATGTCGACTTACAAAAAGTCCtttaatttaaacagtaatatttattaa